The following coding sequences lie in one Catharus ustulatus isolate bCatUst1 chromosome 5, bCatUst1.pri.v2, whole genome shotgun sequence genomic window:
- the CCDC142 gene encoding coiled-coil domain-containing protein 142, giving the protein MKQHPSWSLWSKASQGCAAACACGRTLAPRLSWGTCWPHPSGAVTFLADALRQRVAERGATLHALLQHRHQLRLARDFTRRLKASSDFLRRLRALPEPGEPAEPGDPTPALRELCQELRAHAGHWAALLRRLRTDAWLRALPRCRGEAVVHMRWALLLPALMAARLARRRIEGRLQELSRPGTPSEWLADLFQGLEIYNRVVQGLSEELGPEVKVPSAFTVDGVLQLLAAERGRAVAQRLQPLLWPRSGTIRDGRVCWEDVVVPWPPGHDAAKKGVGTDTEPSGAEVPPALVAELQALCREDEELMGHVFGALVASADSLWQPVLSESPEPPGLRPGSAGGWKAVRWLDAARGPAAAALSARYRLLLWEAAGAVLGDSLGTPPATPSATVTAALELSRALAVARVPPECQEELGGLCLRLLCWSVLYSWDTDFTRALGSGLSDKCLEAPGGSPGPGCSRTAQQLRCLFPALALALRCLRLLPARPHAPPGGLCLRLQVLGRCLAAVAAAHAWLTGRAGRYLAAWALPQFLLLTQGDLQVLKAEAEQLMLRVSETFPEPGDIHGDSSSEPVPSLGSPWELQLCRQIRDVANSIQLFSRDVLWMFSTSCKRLSAEIFDQTMPLGRHWRLGLRAELPSSPSAYAAAAVQAVLGQVLQGAQALPYDAQVPTLARVITAFLEAWMDHILTRRIKFSLQGALQLRRDFEAVRELVCSERSGLAPEAQQALRALCVFRHTDTAVRCLLQQPGGLGGPPRGWGSLRRCCSDEGAHPLEPSMDPLPGLDPLEGPGQIPGTPPLAPEANLPSRPESPFPGSQQQWLSLRLHRARRWRVPGLPCVGNSPEG; this is encoded by the exons ATGAAGCAGCATCCATCGTGGTCCCTCTGGAGCAAAGCTTCTCAGGGCTGCGCCGCTGCCTGTGCGTGTGGGAGGACCCTCGCACCGAGACTTTCGTGGGGTACGTGCTGGCCCCATCCCAGCGGCGCGGTGACTTTTCTTGCGGACGCGTTGCGGCAGCGCGTGGCGGAACGGGGAGCGACCCTGCACGCGCTGCTGCAGCACCGCCACCAGCTCCGCCTGGCCCGCGACTTCACCCGACGCCTCAAGGCCTCCTCCGACTTCCTGCGGCGGCTGCGGGCGCTGCCAGAGCCCGGAGAGCCCGCAGAGCCCGGTGACCCCACGCCGGCGCTgcgggagctgtgccaggagctgcggGCACACGCGGGGCACTGGGCCGCGCTGCTGCGGCGGCTGCGGACGGACGCGTGGCTGCGGGCGCTGCCGCGGTGCCGCGGCGAGGCTGTGGTGCACATGCGGTgggcgctgctgctgcccgcCCTGATGGCCGCACGCCTGGCCAGGCGACGCATTGAGGGAcggctgcaggagctcagccgCCCTGGCACCCCCTCTGAGTGGCTGGCTGACCTCTTCCAGGGGCTGGAGATCTACAACCGCGTGGTGCAGGGGCTGTCGGAGGAGCTGGGTCCTGAGGTGAAGGTTCCCAGTGCCTTCACGGTGGAtggggtgctgcagctgctggcggCCGAGCGTGGCCGGGCTGTGGCCCagaggctccagcccctcctgtggCCCCGGAGTGGGACCATCAGGGATGGACGTGTCTGCTGGGAGGACGTGGTGGTGCCGTGGCCACCAGGGCATGATGCGGCAAAGAAGGGTGTGGGGACGGACACAGAACCTTCTGGAGCAGAGGTGCCACCAGCGCtggtggctgagctgcaggcGCTGTGCcgggaggatgaggagctgaTGGGACACGTGTTTGGGGCGCTGGTGGCCTCAGCTGACAGCCTGTGGCAGCCAGTGCTGTCAGAGAGCCCCGAGCccccggggctgcggccggGCAGTGCAGGTGGCTGGAAGGCTGTGCGGTGGCTGGACGCTGCCCgtggccctgcagctgctgcactgagTGCCCGGTACcgcctgctgctctgggaggctgcaggggctgtgctgggggacagcctgggcacccctcctgccacccccagcGCCACCGTCACCGCGGCGTTGGAGCTGAGCCGTGCTCTCGCTGTTG cccgTGTGCCCCCGGagtgccaggaggagctgggggggctctgcctgcgcctgctgtgctggagtgTCCTGTACAGCTGGGACACGG ATTTTACCCGTGCTTTGGGCTCAGGACTGTCAGACAAGTGCTTGGAGGCCCCAGGGGGTTCCCCAGGGCCGGGGTGCAGCcgcacagcccagcagctccggtgcctcttcccagccctggcactggccTTGCGCTGCCTGCGCCTgctgcccgcccgcccgcaCG CTCCCCCCGGGGGGCTCTGCCTGcggctgcaggtgctgggccGGTGcctggcggcggtggcggccGCCCACGCGTGGCTgacgggccgggccgggcggtaCCTGGCGGCGTGGGCACTGCCTCAGttcctgctgctcacccagGGAGACCTGCAG GTGCtgaaggcagaggcagagcagctgatgcTGCGGGTGAGTGAGACCTTCCCGGAGCCTGGGGACATTCATGGGGACAGCTCCTCCGAGCCAGTCCCCAGCCTGGGATCCCCGTgggagctccagctgtgccGGCAGATCCGTGATGTGGCCAACAGCATCCAG CTCTTCTCCAGGGACGTGCTGTGGATGTTCTCCACCAGTTGCAAGCGGCTCTCGGCCGAGATCTTCGACCAGACGATGCCACTGGGCCGGCACTGGCGGCTCGGGCTACGTGCTG agctgcccagctcccccagcgCGTACGCAGCGGCCGCGGTGCAGGCGGTGCTggggcaggtgctgcagggggCCCAGGCCCTGCCCTACGATGCCCAGGTGCCCACGCTGGCACGGGTCATCACAGCCTTCCTGGAGGCCTGGATGGATCACATCCTGACCCGCCGGATCAAGTTCAG CCTACAGGGTGCCCTGCAGCTCCGGCGGGACTTTGAGGCGGTGCGGGAGCTGGTGTGCTCGGAGCGCTCCGGGCTGGCTCCCGAGGCCCAGCAGGCGCTGCGGGCCCTCTGCGTCTTCCGACACACGGACACGGCTGTGCggtgcctcctgcagcagcccggggggctgggggggccaccccggggctggggcagcctccGGCGCTGCT GCTCAGACGAAGGCGCCCACCCCCTGGAACCATCCATGGACCCTCTCCCTGGCCTGGACCCTCTGGAGGGGCCGGGCCAaatcccagggacccccccacTGGCTCCAGAGGCCAATCTCCCGTCCCGCCCCGAGTCCCCATTCccgggcagccagcagcagtggctgtccCTGCGGCTGCACCGTGCTCGCCGCTGGCGTGTGCCAGGGCTGCCGTGTGTCGGGAACAGCCCCGAGGGCTGA
- the LOC116996858 gene encoding probable RNA-binding protein 18 translates to MTPGCSWQDCFPLWVGNLASHIDEKVLLRAFGWFGEIRSVRLLPRRRCAFINFCEKEEAEEAFRIMKGATLEGSKLLVQLKHPAHATPAPMARAKGRATPGGLLS, encoded by the exons ATGACACCAGGATGCTCTTGGCAGGACTGCTTCCCACTCTGGGTGGGCAATCTCGCCTCCCACATCGATGAGAAAGTGTTGCTTCGTGCCTTTGGCTG GTTCGGGGAGATCCGCTCTGTGCGGCTGCTCCCACGGCGCCGCTGTGCCTTCATCAACTTCTGTGAGAAGGAAGAGGCCGAGGAGGCCTTCAGGATCATGA AGGGTGCCACCTTGGAGGGCAGCAAGCTGTTGGTGCAACTCAAGCACCCGGCCCACGCCACGCCAGCCCCCATGGCCCGTGCCAAGGGCAGGGCCACCCCTGGGGGGCTGCTGAGctga
- the LOC116997016 gene encoding tetratricopeptide repeat protein 31-like — MAAGRPQPRRDVFPRPSAPGTVCPASPTSRCRRGGPSQTVIQCETGEVCLLWDDGPRVDYYKVGCDDDDDDGNDDYDEDRFDGFQFLDDPVAEEPIPYSYCGFRKSFLCPELPPQQPRTSPSVLAARLDRLPTPRLTWLTAEEAERNAQELVAEEERAKRKAEKKKLKKKKQKDRKKREKLGQEQKNKENTDPSPPRGHAGAGTSLNDAEDEGCCPEPSSCRGDSTVPSEDPEPEDTVVAEEELDLSCTFVCKAREKAGVPACPRRAAISPLGTQNMEPSKEGCQRRAVEIL, encoded by the exons ATGGCGGCGGGGCGGCCTCAACCGCGCCGTGACGTTTTTCCG CGCCCTTCTGCCCCCGGCACCGTATGTCCAGCTTCGCCGACTTCACGGTGCCGTCGCGGGGGCCCTTCCCAGACGGTGATCCAGTGCGAGACGGGGGAGGTGTGTCTGCTCTGGGACGACg GCCCCAGGGTGGATTATTACAAGGTGGGGTGTGACGATGACGATGACGACGGCAATGACGATTACGATGAGGACAGGTTCGACGGATTCCAGTTCTTGGATGATCCCGTCGCGGAGGAGCCCATTCCCTACAGCTACTGTGGCTTCCGCAAGTCTTTCCTGTGCCCGGAGCTGCCTCCACAGCAACCCCGGACCTCTCCGTCCGTCCTGGCTGCACGGCTGGACCGGCTGCCCACACCCCGCCTCACCTGGCTCACGGCAGAG GAAGCCGAGAGGAATGCgcaggagctggtggcagaggaggagcGGGCAaagaggaaggcagagaagaagaagctgaagaagaag AAACAAAAAGACCGAAAGAAACGGGAGAAATTGGGTCAAGAGCAGAAGAACAAAGAGAACACTGACCCA AGCCCCCCAAGAGGCCATGCAGGCGCTGGGACCTCCCTCAATGATGCTGAGGATGAGGGATGCTGCCCAGAGCCCTCTTCATGTCGTGGGGACTCCACAGTCCCCTCAGAAGACCCTGAACCAGAGGACACGGTGGTGGCAGAG gaggagctggaccTGAGCTGCACTTTTGTCTGCAAAGCACGGGAGAAGGCAGGGGTTCCGGCTTGCCCCCGCCGGGCAGCGATCAgtcccctggggacacagaacaTGGAGCCAAGCAAGGAAGGTtgccagagaagggcagtggagatCCTGTGA
- the TTC31 gene encoding tetratricopeptide repeat protein 31: MGQHNEAVWAFTVALEMNPREHRLLGNRSYCLEKLGRYEEALADAEAALALQPGWPKGSFRKGKALRGLQVPAGGASRIVWGPGVLGEVEEVGAMTG, encoded by the exons ATGGGCCAACACAACGAGGCCGTTTGGGCTTTCACCGTTGCCCTAGAGATGAACCCCCGGGAGCACCG gcTCCTGGGGAACCGCTCGTActgcctggagaagctgggTCGATACGAGGAGGCGCTGGCGGATGCGGAGGCGGCGCTGGcgctgcagccaggctggcccAAGGGCTCCTTCCGCAAGGGCAAGGCCCTGCGGGGGCTCCAGGTACCTGCAGGGGGGGCTTCAAGGATTGTGTGGGGGCCTGGAGTCTTGGGGGAGGTGGAGGAGGTGGGTGCCATGACTGggtga